DNA from Sylvia atricapilla isolate bSylAtr1 unplaced genomic scaffold, bSylAtr1.pri scaffold_41_arrow_ctg1, whole genome shotgun sequence:
GAGGGGGTTCAGGACTGGAGGCACCACTGAGTACAGAACTGACAGGGCcagatccagggatggggaggagatggagggggGCTTCAGGTTGGCAAACACTGCACTGCTGATAAGCAGGGAGACCACGgccaggtgagggaggcaggtggaaaaAGCTTTGTGccgtccctgctcagaggggatcctcagcactgccctgaaGATCTGCAcataggagaaaacaatgaacacaaaacaaccaaaagcTAAAAAGGAACCAACCACAACAATCTCAAGTTCTCTGAGGTAGGATTTAGAGCAGGTGAGCTTGAGGATGTGTGGaatttcacagaagaactggCCCAGGGCattgccctggcacaggggcaaGGAAAATGTATTGTCTGTGTGCAGCAGAGCATAGAGAAAACcactggcccaggcagctgctgccatgtagacacaagctctgctgcccaggagggtcccGTAGTGCAGGGGTTTGCAGATGGACACATAGCGGTCGTAGCACATGACAGTGAGGAGAAAATAccctgcagaaatgaaaaacaaaaccagaaataactgtgcagcacatcctgcataGATGttcctggtgtcccagagggaattgtgcatggctttggggacagtggtgcaGATGGAGCCCAGGTCGCTGAGGGCCACgttgagcaggaagaagaacatggggctgtgcaggtggtggccGCAGGCGACGGCAGCGATGACAAGGCCgttgcccaggagggcagccagggagatgcccaggaagaagcagaagtgcaggagctgcagcggCCGCGTGTCTGCcaatggcagcaggaggaagtggctgatggaACTGCTGTTGGACATTTGCTGTTTCCAGCCACTGGAACCTCTTGAAGGAGGAAAGACAATGACAATTGAGGGGAGGTTTCTTGCAGAAAAATCAAAGCCCTTTCCCATACACTCTTTCCTGTGACTAAACATCTCCCCCATGTCTATGTCTAGGAGAACTTCCTTCACCTTGGTTGCTGGAGCCCTGATTGCTGCTGGCCAATGTGTGAAGAGCCAGACCTTGACCTGCAGGACACGAGGGAGtcagccctgagccccaggCAGTTCAGGGGAACAGTAAGGGCAGGGGCCAGTCCTGGTAATTGAACTTGGACAAGGAATCTCCTCCTAAGGCATAGGAGCTTCCAGGGTGAAGGGATGAGGAttgcaggaggcaggagaaatTCTGCTGCACCTGGGGAGAACAAAGAGTCCAGTGAGGCAGAAGGATTGTCTGAGCCTTAATGCAGACTGAGAGGACCTGCTCTATCCCTGTGACTGCTTCCCAGCTGCCCTGGATTTGCATCTTTCTGAGTTCCACTCCCGTGTTACCCTGGAAAGCCAGGAGACACTTCTGAGACCAGAGAGATCTTTGGCACACAAAGTGGCTCCTACCTTTCCCAAAGTCAGGTAGAATCGGCTGATTCCAAGCctgccagcctgccctgcccagacctccccagtgcagagggagctgggacaccCCATTGCTGTGCTTAGCCTGCACAGGAGGAGCCCAAGGGCTGGGcctgagcctgcagctggaaatgccaTTCCCAGAGAGCCCGTCAGCAATGCCAGGAGCACCTGGGCaaggcaaagagagagagagctgggCCCTGAGGAaaagcctctccctgcccagccctaCACAGCCCCTCCCaggtggcagcagtgcaggacagTGGCCCCCCGGCCCTGGTcagcagggaatgggcacaTGGCAGGAGAGATGCCCTTCatctctggggctgctctgccagcccaggaggggACTGATGGTGCCAAGCCCCCGGGCTGAGGGCTATGCtggtggggaggggacacaagagctgtgctgctcagggcagtgtcTGCCCTGCAGGGCATGGCCAGCGGGTGTCACATgttccctgcagcagggcttccctcagcactgccttcttccctccctgcccacggctctgctgctggagccgtCCCAGCCCGAGCTGTTCCTGTGGGCccaggctccttccctgccagtgctgctagagcccagcccagcccctgggccagctctgccctgcagctgctcagggatgcagggattAAAGAACAGCTCCCCCAGGCCTGGGCAACATGGAAAGGTGATGCTGGATGGCCCTGGAGGCTGGGGAGCTGGAGGCACTTGCTGAGGttcccaggaaaacacagtGTGATGGTTTAAGAGCATAagcccctgctcttccctgtaCAGATGAGTTTCCATTGCCACCAAGCTGAGCCAGGGAAAAGTGGGAGCACAGAGTGAGGAAAGCAGAGACTCAAGTAGGAAACTCCTGACCTGAATGAGCTCATGACAAATCCCCTTAGAAATGACCTGGGCATGGGCTGGAGCTCTGACCAGCCCTGGCTCACACAGCACCTCTCCACAGCAGGAGGAACATGCCCTGGCAGGAGTCGTTCCTTGCACCCCGACACCCTCCAtggggagctgccaggcaggctgagagctgcctCTGGCAGGTGGCTGATCCCCTGGCCTGGCCAAGAGCCCTCAGGGttgcagcacctgctctgcacgacagccctgggcagccctggctgcagccccagctccagcccctgcagccatccctggcagcaggagccgtcctgccctgtccctgtgacagtgcccagggcagccccgcTCTGGAGCACATCCTCCCCCAAAGcagaaagggcagcagagccatccTTACAGTGCTGTCAGTCCTGTCCTGGGACAGCTTTAGGAgatccctgcagccagagactTACTGTGTCAGAAGTGGTGAACATTTCTCCAGGAAGAAGCTCAGAGATTTCAAAATGTGTGAAGATTTCTCTGTGAATAATCTCAGAATTGTCCTTCCAGTTTCTTTAAGCCTCTGTCTGCTTTGCCTCTCTCAGGTACCTGCAGGCAatgccctcagccctgctgggctgggagaggagctggtcctcaggagaaatgtctttttgaatCTCTTCTTggttgccaggagctgcctctgtgccaggagcctggCCCAGCTCATAGCACAGACAGAGCACAAGGATTTTAATGAGCCTCTTGGAGGTTTAGTGCTGAGTCCCTGAACATCAGTCCCTAAGAGtcagtgaaataaatctctCAAGAATCCAAAGTCACAATCAAACTCCAAAGTTTCTTGAAGTTTTAATAAGTCCCACTGAGGGACACAACTGAGAAAGGATTTTAATGACCCTCCCATGGATTTGGTGTTGTTTACAGGGTGTCAGCCCCAGAGAGTGTTTAAAAAACTTTTGAAGAACTCTTTCAAGAACTTTTGGAGAACTTTTCATAGTGAGTTTGAAACTTCAAAGTTTCTTGAAGTTTTGATGGGACCCTGTGAGAGATGTGGCTGAGAAAGTGTCCCCAGGTTCCAGTTAGAGCAGAACACTGCAGGCAGTGGTGACAGGTGGGGACAAACCAGGGAAAGGTGTCTCTGATGCTGAGCAaaccctgtgccctgtgcagcccaggctgtcctACGGTGTCCAtgccctgtgcctctgtccctgcaggctgtcgtcactccctggctgctccaccTGGCTTGCCCCTTCCTTTGCTGACGGCTCTGCATCGTGCCTGCGTCTGCCTGGTCACACAGAGCCTTGGGCTTGAAACCAGGAGGGTTCATTCAACATTTACTATCCCTGTGCAATTTTGGCACAAGAACGAGGCATGTAGGGCCTGCTTTCCCTGCAAGGATGATTGTAAGACAAGAAGACATCTGCCTCAAGAGCCCACCAATAGGAAAAAACAACTGAATCTGGGACCTTGGAGTTGGTTTTATGGTAATGGCTAAATTGGAATGTAGCAATGCTATGTAAGTACCACTCCTTTAGAATCACATGTCCATTTAAGGTTATGAGTTCCCACACCTTAGACCTAAGCCTAAAGAAGTGATGCCCTCTTAATTGCAAGGCAGTGTTCAGGAGTCTTTCAGGAGTCTTATTCTGATATTTCGTAGATTTGGTGACAGAGGGGCCTCACAGAACCAAGGAGGCTCCTGTGACACGTTGGAATCTCCTGAAATCAAACTCCTTTTTGACACGGAAAGGCCACATGGAACCAATGGTCCATTGTGATAGTGCAGATCCAAGGAGACCATGGTGACGCTCTGGAACCTCATGGAATCAAAAGTACATTGTGACAGAGAAAGGCTTCATGGAACCAAGAGTCCATTGTGACACAGCCGGGCCTTGTTTGAACAATGGAACCATTGCTGACAGTACAGAAACTCATGGAACCCAGGGGCCACTGTGACACACCGGGGCTGCATGGAATGGAAGGTGGGTTGTGACAATGCGGATCCAAGGAGCTCATGGTGACACTGTGGGGCCTCGTGGAACCAAGGTGACTATGTTATACTGTGGGACCTCATGGAACAAAGGTCCGTGGTGACACTGTGAAACCAAGGAGATTTTTGTTGGCAGTATGAAAGCTCACGGAACCAGAAGTCCATTGAGACACAGCATGGCCTCATGCAACCAAGGGGCCATTGTGACTGAAGAACCTCATGGAACCAAGAGTCCATTGTTATACTCTGGCCCTGTGGAACCAAGGGGACCACAGTGACATTGCGGGGCCTCATGGAACAGTGGAGACAATTCTGACACTTTGGGACCCACTGGAACCAAGGGGCCATGAGAACATGGCAGGGCCTTATGTAATCAAGCGGACTCCAGTGAACACGGTGGGTCTCCATGGCATGAAGGGTCCACTCTGACACCGTGGTACCAAGGATACCATTGTGACACTATGGGACATCATGGAAGCAAAGGTCCATTGTGGCACAGCAGGGCCTGATGATACCCTGGAGGCCATTTGTACACCTTGAGGCCCTGGGAAACGAAACGGCCATTGTGGCACTTCAGGGCCTTGTGGAGCCAAGGGATCTATGGGGATACTGTTGGGCTTAAGGGTACCAAGGGACAATTGTGATGCTACAGGGCCCCATGAAAGCACAGAGACAGTGTGACACTGCTGGGCCTCATGCAGCCAAGGGGCCACTGGGATCCTGGGGAGCTTCATGGAACCAAGGGACCACTGTGACACTCCAAGACTATAAGGAGTCATGGAGAGCATTGTGACACTCAGTggcctcatggaaccaaggggGCCACTGTGTCattgtgcagctccagggaacaAGGAAACCACTGTGGGGCTCCATGGATCCAAGGGAATAGGGAACAGCTTTGGTTGGCTTGGCCTGACTGACTCAACTGACCTCGGCATGTTGGGGATCTGTTCTCATGTGCCCCTGAAACACTGGGGCTCTGGGCTTTCCTATCTATGGAAAAGAaccatccctcctgcccaggtACTGATGGCCAAAATTGGTGCTCCTCCACAATTCACTGTATGCAAGGGTTCCTCCCACAATAAAGCTGCCAGGAGAGACAGGCCTGGCTCACCTTGGCCTCTGGTGCTCACCTCTAATCAGCCCTGGAGATACTGGGgctctgttctttccttcctaTGGGAATGAACCGGCCTCCTCGTGCCAGCACTCATGGCTGAAATTAGGATTCTGTCCCCAAAATTCCATATATCTGAGATACAGAATCCAAGATATTTATTCCATTGCTCCCAGATGAAAGGTGCCAGGACAGACAGGTCTGGTTGACCTTGGCCTCTGGTGGCTGCCATTTATCAGCCCCTAAAGCACTGGGGCTCTGAGCTTTCCTTCCAGTGGTGACCATGGTGACACTCCAGGGCCTCAGAGACCCAAGGGACCATTGTTACACTGTGGGAATTCATGGAACCAAGGGGATcactgtggcactgctgggccgCATGGTCCCAAGAGGCCAGTGTGAAGCAGCAGGCCTTTGTGGAACCCAGAGGCCACTGTTGCATTCCAGGGCCTCGTGGAACCAAAGGGCCATTGTGACCCTGCATGACACCGTGGATCCATGGAGGCCACTGTGACATTGCAAGGCCCCAGGGAATCATGGAGAccatggtgacactgcagggcccCGCAGAACTAAAGGGCCACAGTGACCCTGCTGGGCCTCATGGAAGCAAGGGGCCATTGGGACACCTCAGAAGCAAGGAGAACACTGTGACACTACAGggcctcatggaaccaagggaGCATGGAACAGATCTGGCTGGTTTGGCCTCCCAGGGGCCACCTGACAAGTCCAGCCAAACATGGAATGCTGAGAGCTGCCTCTCATCAGATCCTGGAGCCTCTGTGCCTTCCTTCCTATGGAAAAGCATTATCCCTCTTTCCAGGTGCCCATGGCCAAAACTGATACTCCCCTTGAAAAATTCCTTATATGCAAGGGTTCTCCCAGACCAAAGCTTCCAGGAtaggcagctctggctggccTTGGCCTCTGGTGGTCAGCTCTCATCTCAAAGAAGCCCTGAGGAATGGATTTGAACAGGTTTGACTACTGGAAAATCAATGAGTCTCTCATCCTCTGAAGAACTCAAATGTTGTTCTGATCACATAcgtcctttttttctctcattgaGTATTATGCATGACATATTTTCAGCTAAATAATATTGTTCTTATCACTCTGCCCATGTGATCTGACACAAAACACCTCCTCTACATATGGCTCCAGGTCACCTGTAGAAGCAAAGACAATAAAGGATTCAGCAGGAATTCTTTGTCTCTGCTCCCATCTGTCTCAtctcctctggagctggaggtgcagccccagcactggggagggcTCAAGGTGTCACAAGCTCAGCTCCCACACAGACCCTGgttgtggtggtgcattttattcatgtttgTATTGTTTCATAATTCGCTTGGTATGGTTCTGTGTAATGGTTCATTCTGTATAACCCCCATGTTCTTTCCTATATGGTTTTACCCCAGTTTCAGTTTTATGTCCATCATCAGTTATATgacctcctggtcctgtctgtcactctggggcctctccctgcgtccAGAAGGTTCCAGGGAGGGCGTTGAGTgattggacaggatccaggcttccccctcccattgtTCCCTGTATGGTTATTTCACCTGTCTTTTgtgttaagagccacacccttactgtaccccattggtccctggttgaaccctcccctgtgtacCACCCCCCCTTTAAAGGTTGATGTACAGAAGCCCTTGGGGTCTCTCTGAGGTTGGTGTCCCAAGGTGAGGACTCCATGCCTGGACCCCCAATAAACTCGTGTTGGATTTACCCCTCGAGTgtccctcctttctttcttcctgccaTAGCCACGCTCTGctcctggcaagccaagacCCACTGtattgctgtggtgccagggctggccggaaTTGGCGATACAGGCACCGCCCCACCTGGTGTGCTTTTCTTGGCCCCTGCGCGCTCCCACAGGCTGAAATGGACACTGATGGTTTCTGTGCCAGGctctctgagcccagcccagctccctgccagctctgccagctgccctgagctctATGCAGCACCAagggcctctccccagcccagcccagccggctctggccccacagctctgctcagggcacgctgctctgggcaggggccCCACGGCCTCAGCCCCTGgcaagggcacagcagcagctgcagctcagagagggctcagccccagccatgGGGAAGTTGCCTggccaaaggaaaaggaggctccctgtgtgccctgctctcctctccaggagatcctgagagctctgcagcccctgctgccatcccacctGCCCAGGAAAGCACAACAGCCCCGGCCTTGGGGCCCtcagcagctgttcctgctccaggcccagggcccatcccagagctggggcagccacaaagCTGTGCCCATTTCTGTTCATGGCTGCCCCGATGAGGATGGATCCTCAGCCACTTGCAGATTGCTGGtgaattttacttttccagAGGCCTCTTCTTTCTTGAGCTCCACAGTTGAGAAATTCATTGACAAAGGCTCATAAACATTTGTTCAAAACACCCACACAAGACAAGCCCCTGGGAATAACTCCAGTCTTCAATTCTTGTGTGGTTAATTAGACAGATTTCAGGATTGTATTCAAAATGAATATCctattttgaaaacaatgaAGAGAGAATTGTTCTGTCctgtttagttttcttttcctgtttagaGATTGATATCAGAAATCCCCAGCTGATATTGATTCCCAGCACCACCTCATGCACTCTGAATCAATCTGAAAATCAAGACGTTTATGACTGACAATCAATCAGACTTTgtccccacccccacccccaccATTTCCGTcatccagcccctggcactcAGAGCAGCCATTCACAAGGGATTTCTATACAAAACCAGTTTTAGACAAAGATGATTCTGTGATAGATACAAACAGTTCAGTTGCTTTATGAGTTTGCTCTGCATGAAGTGGGGATAAAACAGACTGAACAATTCTGGATTTGCAAAGCTGTCAGTGGTGGATGGAGAAGGGGATCAGGCTGCTTTTGGTGGTGAGGAAATGCTGAAACCAGCCTGACTCATTTCATCTCCTCCTAGCCTGGCTGAagctcccctccttccccttccaccCACTGTCTTTTGTCTCCCACCAGGCCCCCGGtgaagagcctggctctgtgttCTCCATCACCTCCtgggtggcagtgccaggctgggatCAGTAGCCCCTCAGccttccctgctcagggctggacaagcccagctccctcagcctctcctcacagcccAAGGGCTCCATCCCCACCTTGGAGGCCTTCCCTaaccctgctgcagctgccagacatCTTTCCTGCCCTGGGGAACCCAACCCAGGCCACAGTGACCTGCATAATCCACGTCCTTGATGTCCTGGtcacagagcccagctccttGTCCCCGTGTCAGGCTCAGGGGGTTGATTTGTGGAACATCCTTgggggaggctgcagcactAGGGGCAGGGGGGACCCAGGTGGTCAGGAGACCCAGCTGGGCATGAGCAGGAGGGGACACTTCTCTGGGGGGAAATGTGAGtgggggctggggcagagtgacCAACCCAGTGAGCTCACACAATCCTCCTGTGATATCTCAGTATTCCCTATGATGTCAAAGCCTGACCTCTGATGGCACACATTGACTCGGTGATGTCACACAGTCCCCTTTATTATGCCAGAGATGATCAATGACCTCACAAAGCCCACTCTGTGATGTCATAGCCCACTCTCTGACCTCACTCAACACATTCTGTGATGTCACACAGCCCCTTtctgtgggaatacacaagtctgagagtaagacagacttcattagcataactagtctggtgactaggatgccgtggcaaggacaaacagaactttgagcttatgagaagatgggattaaaacctgcttaagagaaaagattcaatcaaccccctacaataaaaatattgtaaaatgcatgagttgcttgtatgatcttttaacctaattattgtagtagaaattattaacctcgttgaaatggtatataagacttggaaaacctgagtaaaatcgaattctgatcatgaatcagtcttcctgtctctccatcaatcgctGATACCTTTCTGCCATCACAGCTGATCTGTGTCTCTGTCACACACAGCCAGAGGTGCCTCTATCACACAGCCCCCTCTGGGACATCTCACAGCCCCCCCGCGTGACATCACTGCCACTCTGTGACCTCACAGCTCCCTTTCTGGAATGTCCCCCAGCATCACCTCTGGGGCGGGACAAGCTGGCAgcctccaggagcatttgggcccctgtgcctgcagcccccagTGTCTGGaggtgcccagcagctcctgcaggctgcagaaCCTCCGCGCACCCCCGACAGCCACAAGTGTCCGTCCTCGTCCCTGTGGACCCGGCACCGCTTGGAATCCCGGCCGGAGCACGGCTGTGAAGCCACCACCAGGCTCAGTGGGGCGGGGACCCCCGGCAactcccaaacccctcctgccccacaggtgcctgcagcagccccagggctgtgcccatccccGTGTTACCATCCCCACGGCTGCCTGGGCTGTGTTTCCCTCCCGGGGACGAGGCCCTGCGTAGTCTCGGCCCCCCAAACCCCCGGCGTGCTGTGGGGGTCTCACCTGGACACAGACGCTCCGCAGGGAACTGTCCAAAGCCTGGGGGCTGcggcacagcagggacagccccggggcACCCCCGGCCGCCACCAGCTTGATCACAGCCAACTCGGcactgccaagggcagggatggcCATGGTCCCccttggggacaccccaggACCCCCCGTGCccacccctgtgcccacccctCACCACGGGGCCCCAAAGCCCCGCAGGTCCCGGGGTGCccagggggtgggatggggaccCGCCCCTCCCAGGGGGTTCTgttattccagctggtggatggggtccgccgcttgggacccagagagccacagccaccccaaaggatgtcttgctagaaacagctccttggggggtcaggcgctcctcagctggcagaggggcttctcagctggcgggcagagcagtgatttttcagctcagtgatttcagctttcagtgatttcagctcagtgctctcagctcatgcccttgtgagttagcccctcttttagtcggccgtggtgagagagagagaggtctcgtatggaatttccgcaggtactttattgcaagggtaccagcgaaagggatccagggacgaggaacctctgccgaccagaggaaacccaggggtttttatgggacaccagggtgggaggaaaagggtacggaaccaatcaattgtaacagatctacataaaatcccgagggggcttgtgcgtctccggacaggtcgccgtggctaggaggtttgtctttgtcttaggaGCTCCGagtgaagttgcgaaattcttccttaactcctcagcttggctccctccagggcaaagcagctggggctccgcccactccCACATTCTGTCACCTTCCTCCCCCCGTCACCGCCGGCTCGGGGCTGCTCAGGGGGTCCCACAGGGCCCGAGGGTCCCTGGCAATGGTTTGCCACGTCCCCCAGGAGCGGGACAGGGGCCACCTCCCTGCAGaaggagccctgggcacccgCCCTCAGCCGGGAGTGGCCATGGAGGAGAGGCACCAAGGAACGAGCCTCCCACAGCCTGGGGAACTCCCCCTCCTGTGTCAGGTGGGGCGGCAGCCCCACGTCTCCCCGAGCCCCCGGGggctccccaaacccccccagctccccagcaccCGCTTGTCCGTCTTGAGAAAGAGGACGAGCCGGTTCTCCATGCCGCCGCCCTCCCGGCTCGCCGCCTGCTCGGGGCTGATGCCGGGGATGTTACATAGATGCTTGGAGCTTCTGTGGGGACACCTCCGGCACCCTCATCCCCATGCCGCTGGACCCTCgccactgccaccaccagcacctccGAGCCGCTGCAGCTCCAGGACTCGCCGCTCTCTCCAGCCACGGGGATGGCCATGTCTGTGCCAGGATCCTGGGCAGGGCACACGGACTCTCCTCGCTGCAGAGGCACTGGGGCCACTCCAGGTCCAGCAGGGACTGGAGCTTCAGGCGGGGCCTGTCCCAGAGCTCCCGCAGGGATTTGCCC
Protein-coding regions in this window:
- the LOC136374944 gene encoding olfactory receptor 14C36-like, coding for MSNSSSISHFLLLPLADTRPLQLLHFCFFLGISLAALLGNGLVIAAVACGHHLHSPMFFFLLNVALSDLGSICTTVPKAMHNSLWDTRNIYAGCAAQLFLVLFFISAGYFLLTVMCYDRYVSICKPLHYGTLLGSRACVYMAAAAWASGFLYALLHTDNTFSLPLCQGNALGQFFCEIPHILKLTCSKSYLRELEIVVVGSFLAFGCFVFIVFSYVQIFRAVLRIPSEQGRHKAFSTCLPHLAVVSLLISSAVFANLKPPSISSPSLDLALSVLYSVVPPVLNPLIYCLTNQELKAALWTLMTMQFQKH